From the Saccharobesus litoralis genome, one window contains:
- a CDS encoding RNA recognition motif domain-containing protein, with protein MSNITKQLAVTVILAVVVFILLPVLGLQLETNIALAAGVLIGGFIVSFIPSSSDSDSTDSPQVYKGASKTLYVGNLPYRANEAAVRELFSKHAKVVSVRLMRDRNTGKRKGFGFVEIAEKDAENAISALNDAEFQQRTLKVREAKDRPAPQQQDDAKLATE; from the coding sequence TGTCGTTGTATTTATTTTATTGCCTGTGTTAGGTTTGCAATTAGAAACAAATATTGCTTTAGCTGCAGGTGTTTTAATTGGTGGCTTTATAGTGTCCTTTATACCTAGCAGTTCAGATTCAGATAGTACTGACTCTCCTCAGGTTTACAAAGGTGCATCAAAAACATTATATGTTGGAAACTTACCTTATCGCGCCAATGAAGCCGCAGTAAGAGAGCTATTTAGTAAACACGCTAAGGTCGTATCAGTTAGATTAATGAGAGACAGAAACACTGGTAAACGTAAAGGCTTTGGTTTTGTTGAAATTGCTGAAAAAGACGCTGAGAATGCCATTAGTGCATTAAATGACGCTGAATTTCAACAACGTACGCTTAAAGTTCGTGAAGCAAAAGATCGACCAGCACCTCAACAGCAGGATGATGCAAAATTAGCAACTGAATGA